From the Naumovozyma dairenensis CBS 421 chromosome 10, complete genome genome, the window GTTTATTGGCAAAACCAACTCATGAtcatattattagattGGCTCCACCTTTAGTTATCTCAGAGGAAGACTTACAAAAAGGTATTAcaatcattaaaaaatgTTTGATTGAATTACCAAACGTCCCAAAGAGTGGTCATTAAAAAAACATCATCCAGCAAACATCCATTATATACATTTttatgtattatatatcCAAATGATACTAGCtgcaaaaaaataaataatacatttAAAGGTGTCTTTTTTCCCATTATTTAGTTAATTACTTATCTATTTTGTATAGATGACCTCGTCTCGCGTTCTTGCTTATTCTTCATCAGGTGTCGTTATCAGTGTCACAGTATCACCTCTAACAAATATCATTTCAGAATTCCTTTCAACACTTTGTAAATCTCCctcatcatctaattcatAAATTGTTTCAATAGCATCACTTAGTACAATATTACAATGTGAATCAAACGCTTGTAATGTACCCACTAATGATCGTGCACCACGTAATTTCACGTATACCTGTTCATCAAGATTCAACTTCAATAAATCTAGCGGTGTTTCCAAAGACATACTTCTGCGTGTGTGGgtatgtgtgtgtgtgtgtgtgtgtgtgtatATATGTACCTCCCTTCTTCTCTAGCTTTATAGCTTTATTACTTTGTTTTAATGCTTTATTACTTTGttttattactttattaCTTTTCAACTTTTCCAACTTTGTATGTGGGTTACCCTGACTATGGTTAAAATTAAAGGATTTCCCCATAACTTTATATATGCTTATATGTTAATTATGATTAGATATGAACGTAGAAGGTAGCTCAACGATTGCTCGAGAGGTTGAGTGTTAAGCACCGTCTGGTAAAATACTCATAATCATTGCTGCTGCTATTGATACCAATAGGTTAATCTATCTTCCTCTCTGCCCCTCCTGCCGTATTTTAACTCGTTCTTTTGCAAATACACCCCAGAGTTATGCTGAACTTTAACAGATGTCTTCATGACACTGCAACTAGATATGCTAGAACAAGATTCACCATCCCGAAACCTAAACCCATCCCATCCTCAAACCCAAGGAAACCCACTCAAACAACTCactatttgaaaaatttagaaGTGACTCCTCCCATTCCTCCATCCACAGCAAACAAACAATTCCATATATCCGATACTCATCCACTTTGGCAATTTTTCCATACAAACATTAAGGACAATAAGAAATCGCACGATTACATTACACCCCCATCACAACTAGACACCCAATCAAGATCATGGTCCATCACAGAGttaagaagaaaatcattcaatgatCTACATTCATTATGGTACGCATGTCTAAGACAACGTAACATCTTCGCAAGAGAAATGCATTTGATAAACACAGAAACTTcatcaaacaaaaataatcatGTTCATTCATTACaacaaattaatgaaaaatgtaGAGTGACCATGTGGAGAATTCGTCATGTATTAAGTGAAAGAGATTATGCATTCAGAATTGCTCGTAGTACTACCACCAACAATGTGATTGATCAATTAAGTGAACAAGTGGAAACAACG encodes:
- the LSM3 gene encoding U4/U6-U5 snRNP complex subunit LSM3 (similar to Saccharomyces cerevisiae LSM3 (YLR438C-A); ancestral locus Anc_4.319) encodes the protein MSLETPLDLLKLNLDEQVYVKLRGARSLVGTLQAFDSHCNIVLSDAIETIYELDDEGDLQSVERNSEMIFVRGDTVTLITTPDEE
- the MRPL4 gene encoding mitochondrial 54S ribosomal protein uL29m (similar to Saccharomyces cerevisiae MRPL4 (YLR439W); ancestral locus Anc_4.320), whose protein sequence is MLNFNRCLHDTATRYARTRFTIPKPKPIPSSNPRKPTQTTHYLKNLEVTPPIPPSTANKQFHISDTHPLWQFFHTNIKDNKKSHDYITPPSQLDTQSRSWSITELRRKSFNDLHSLWYACLRQRNIFAREMHLINTETSSNKNNHVHSLQQINEKCRVTMWRIRHVLSERDYAFRIARSTTTNNVIDQLSEQVETTEQLERFQYAVFGISEIISENVIDRKFIDGLKYITNLKLKILAKKHDTLNEKLVNDLQLNYRDNTSSMGINDLAEAFIVFIAEFDLESSIEACDAIKELRSDPKNKISKYDELETISKYIKQLKESSSSQDEVEVTPEAI